The DNA sequence TGACGGTGGAACAAGCCCAACCTGTCTTTTAGTAATCAGTTATTTATTGGCTAAAGCCCTAGACTAATTCTCTTATGAAAAACAAAAACACAATCAACAAGTTAGCTTTCAATAAAGTAGCTGTTGCAGAATTAAACGACAACCAAATGTATGACGTTGACGGTGGCACAAGCCCAACCTGTCTTTTAGTAATCAGCTTTTTATTAGCAAAAGCCCTAGACTAATTCTCTTATGAAAAACAAAAACACAATCAACAAGTTAGCTTTCAATAAAGTAGCTGTTGCAGAATTAAACGACAACCAAATGTATGACGTTGACGGTGGCACAAGCCCAACATGTCTTTTAGTAATCAGTTATTTATTGGCTAAAGCCCTAGACTAATCCTCTTATGAAAAACAAAAACACAATCAACAAGTTAGCTTT is a window from the Flavobacterium cupriresistens genome containing:
- a CDS encoding class I lanthipeptide, which translates into the protein MKNKNTINKLAFNKVAVAELNDNQMYDVDGGTSPTCLLVISFLLAKALD
- a CDS encoding class I lanthipeptide; its protein translation is MKNKNTINKLAFNKVAVAELNDNQMYDVDGGTSPTCLLVISYLLAKALD